The following proteins are co-located in the Vigna angularis cultivar LongXiaoDou No.4 chromosome 2, ASM1680809v1, whole genome shotgun sequence genome:
- the LOC128195476 gene encoding uncharacterized protein LOC128195476 has protein sequence MPNWELRNCCDHDQKVFIGCVAGFTVVILVLWRTFVLTPFKLITVFLHEASHAIACWLTCGKVEGIQVHANEGGVTQTRGGIYWVILPAGYLGSSFWGMALILASTNLLTAKIAAGCFIAALIVVLFLAKNWTLRGLCIGFIVFIAVIWVLQEKTTVHVLRYVILFIGVMNSLFSVYDIYDDLISRRVNSSDAEKFAEVCPCPCNGFGWGVIWGMISFAFLCGSLYLGLVILSG, from the exons ATGCCCAACTGGGAGCTCAGGAACTGTTGTGACCATGACCAGAAGGTCTTCATTGGTTGTGTTGCTGGCTTCACCGTTGTAATCCTTGTG CTATGGAGGACCTTTGTACTTACACCTTTTAAGCTCATCACTGTGTTTCTGCATGAAGCTAGTCATGCCATTGCTTGCTGGCTCACTTGTGGCAAG GTGGAAGGAATTCAGGTTCACGCAAATGAGGGTGGGGTAACCCAGACACGTGGTGGAATATACTGGGTGATCTTGCCTGCTGGAT ATCTTGGTTCGTCATTTTGGGGAATGGCTTTGATACTTGCATCCACAAATCTTCTCACCGCAAAAATTGCTGCTGGTTGCTTTATTGCTGCTCTGATTGTTGTGCTCTTTCTTGCAAAAAAT TGGACACTTCGAGGACTATGTATTG gatttattgtttttattgctGTTATTTGGGTTCTGCAAGAGAAAACAACAGTTCATGTCCTTCGCTATGTCATTCTCTTTATTG GTGTCATGAACAGTTTGTTTTCAGTTTATG ATATTTACGATGATTTAATATCTCGAAGAGTCAACTCTAGTGACGCTGAAAAGTTTGCAGAAGTTTGTCCATGCCCTTGTAATGGTTTTGGCTGGGGAGTTATTTG GGGGATGATATCATTTGCATTTCTTTGCGGATCTTTGTACCTTGGCTTGGTCATATTATCAG GTTGA
- the LOC108321621 gene encoding U11/U12 small nuclear ribonucleoprotein 35 kDa protein — protein sequence MSVRSKNLSSVFYADSYHPIQAGSIDGTDVVPHDNAVYRAQLCSSIGLYDPHGDPKATGDPYCTLFVARLSRLTTQDTLHKVMSKYGQVKNLRLVRDIVTGASRGYAFVEYETEREMRRAYMDAHHLIVDDCEIIVDYNRQQLMPGWIPRRLGGGLSGKKESGQLRFGGREKPFRAPLKPIPYEELKKLGIPPPPEGRYMSRFQVPSPPRRERSLSDREEDSHKRRWGSDDRNRKEDNLRSSVDIKEGHYRNRSRHRDDEHSRGRSSSERSGRYHERSSSEKEHLHRRSTDKDNRSSSEKEHRHRSSTDKDKHSRKRKERDERSQTQGKYSRHSPHKD from the exons ATGAGTGTTCGGTCCAAAAACTTGAGCTCAGTATTCTATGCAGATTCGTACCATCCCATTCAAGCTGGCAGCATCGACGGCACGGATGTTGTTCCTCACGACAATGCTGTTTATCGTGCTCAACTCTGTTCCTCTATTGGCCTCt ATGACCCACATGGTGATCCTAAGGCCACTGGAGACCCTTATTGCACTCTGTTCGTTGCTCGTCTCTCTCGCCTCACCACACAGGATACTCTCCACAAa GTTATGAGTAAATATGGCCAGGTGAAGAATTTACGCTTGGTCAGGGACATTG TGACAGGAGCTTCTCGCGGTTATGCTTTTGTTGAATATGAAACTGAAAGGGAGATGCGACGGGCATACATG GATGCTCATCATTTGATTGTTGATGATTGTGAAATCATAGTTGATTACAACAGACAACAATTGATGCCTGGATGGATTCCTAGAAGGTTAG GTGGTGGTCTCAGTGGCAAGAAGGAATCAGGGCAACTTCGTTTTGGGGGAAGAGAAAAACCATTTCGTGCACCCTT GAAACCAATCCCATATGAGGAGTTGAAGAAGCTTGGCATACCCCCTCCGCCTGAAGGAAGATACATGTCACGCTTTCAG GTTCCATCGCCTCCCAGAAGAGAAAGGAGTCTTTCAGACAGGGAAGAAGACTCTCATAAACGTAGATGGGGATCCGACGACAGAAACAGAAAGGAAGATAACCTTAGAAGTTCAGTGGACATTAAGGAAGGGCATTACAGAAATAGATCAAGACACCGAGATGATGAACACTCCCGTGGAAGGAGCTCATCAGAGAGAAGTGGTCGTTACCATGAGAGGAGTTCATCCGAGAAAGAACATCTTCACCGGAGATCTACAGACAAAGACAACAGGAGTTCATCTGAGAAAGAACATCGACACCGGAGTTCTACAGACAAAGACAAACATTCTcggaagagaaaagaaagagatgaaCGGTCTCAAACGCAGGGAAAATATAGTCGCCATTCCCCTCACAAGGACTAA
- the LOC108321647 gene encoding uncharacterized protein LOC108321647, with translation MKVKKAKRDLHSGEKKKKRNREQNAEVEIHATVEGLEVDNEIHVSDAKKEKASINKKRNNKDKSLVRKRKPKGEEVGFDKPSDGVVDNCHSSAEEIQDFGGHRDLDNGAVVKPCTSKKDKKKRKKEVQNSQEKGEGYNNQKEVEVYTISSGDNDCSKGMKKWIVEYHQSRPGLEVLQNQIDDFITAHEEKLEEERKEKEALAADGGWTVVVHHKGRKKTTDSETGIAVGSVAQAAVENKMAKKKRKEIGLDFYRFQKREAQRNEIMTLQSKFEEDKKRLQQMRAARKFRPY, from the exons ATGAAGGTAAAGAAGGCTAAAAGAGACCTCCATAgtggagaaaaaaagaagaaaaggaacaGGGAACAAAATGCTGAAGTTGAGATACATGCTACTGTGGAGGGCCTTGAAG TGGATAATGAAATACATGTTAGTGACGCAAAGAAGGAGAAGGCTTCTATCAACAAAAAAAGGaataacaaagacaaaagtCTTGTTAGGAAACGAAAACCAAAGGGTGAAGAGGTTGGTTTCGATAAACCAAGTG ATGGAGTAGTGGACAATTGTCATTCTAGTGCTGAGGAGATCCAAGACTTTGGCGGTCATAGAGATTTGGATAATGGGGCAGTTGTCAAACCCT gtaCGTCaaagaaagacaagaaaaaaaggaaaaaggaggTTCAAAATTCCCAGGAAAAGGGAGAAGGGTACAACAATCAGAAGGAAGTTGAAGTTTATACTATTTCCTCTGGAGATAATGACTGCTCAAAAGGAATGAAAA AATGGATCGTGGAATACCATCAAAGCAGACCAGGATTGGAAGTATTGCAAAATCAAATTGATGACTTTATAACTGCTCATGAAGAAAAACTAGAagag gaaagaaaagaaaaagaagcccTTGCTGCAGATGGGGGGTGGACGGTTGTTGTACACCATAAAGGTAGAAAGAAAACTACCGATTCTGAAACTGGAATTGCAGTAGGTTCAGTTGCTCAAGCAGCCGTGGAAAATAAAATGGCCAAAAAGAAACGTAAAGAAATTGGTCTAGATTTCTACAGATTTCAAAAAAGAGAAGCACAGAGAAATG AGATCATGACGCTGCAGAGCAAATTTGAGGAGGATAAAAAACGTCTGCAGCAGATGAGAGCTGCGAGGAAATTTAGGCCTTATTAA